The genomic segment gaaaaaataaagcaccgaaatgtgcgctgcttttcggtctggttactaccgtttatgtcagaactggtgccatcatggcaccggacaccggtacccatccctacttagGACAATATAAAACACTCATCATTATTCACTTACTGGTTTTTACTGTGATTTCAGACCATAATATTTACTCCACCCTGGAAATCAAGATGGACGGATATTAAATACTGCGGATTCACCCCAGTTCAGGAGCCACAGCGGGCTGCATTAACATTCCCCCATCTCTCAAGGTGGGCTCCGCTTAGGAGTCGACTCATCTGCTCTGCCTGTGATCAGCTCCAACTGCCTCGGACACATTGCTGAAACCCTGATCACTGTGGAAGTAGACACAGCAGTGTAGGTTATAAGTATGTGTCCTGAGAAGCAAAAAGACAAATCAACTGATGCACCGGAATAAACTGATGGAAGCCTGTGCTCCAAATTTGTATCCTGTAATAACTTATTTGATAAGATTTTAGGCACAGCTGTTTCCATGCCAACAAAGGTACTGATTAAACTGAGGAGTGATACAGTCTGGTTAAATGGTTGCTGTATGTATGTACGAAAGTTCTTCTGAAAATGCAATGAATGGGGCTGGTGATTGCTGCTGTCTCAGACTATAAACAATCATATATAAATAAGGATCCTCCGACCTAGCAGCTAAATATCAGTATTAGCCCATATCAGCCTGGCTGACCGATAGTGGAGTAGTTAGTGGGCAAAAAAAGATGTCATCTAATGGCTGCTGTATGTCTGTTATCATGTTAACACGCATTTACACTGGCTTTAAAGAAAGGGGGATAAAACACACAGGGAGGAGTGAACGATAAATTATCGCCAAACTCTTGGCTAAAGAGTTTAAACCTTCAGCAAAACTTATAGTATGAATAAAAGCTTTATTGGTGTTAATACAGAACACACCGTTTGTGTTTCTTCATACTACAAGTGTTTCTGGAGCTTTAACGTCTTCAgagtctttatttttccttctgtgCTCACCTTCAAACTAAGTGAAGTTGTACCTGAAGCCTCTATTCTGTTTCTACAAGCATCAGCCCAGAAAGTCACAATTCTTGTGTCCCTACACTAAAATTGAAATTTATAAGCAGTAGGAAGAACATCCAATAGTTCTAAGAAAAATGTGTCCTAAACAAGAACAACTCTTAAAAGTAGAGAACTCGGCCCTAATGGTTATTTTCATACTCACTTAAGAAGCTGTTCCAGTTCTCGTTTTATCTTTATCACTACAGGTGGACCCTGATAGGTCAAAGCAGTGTAGAGCTGAACCAATGATGCACCAGCACGGATCTTATCCATCGCATCCTGCCCACTAGCAACACCACCAATCCCAATAATTGGTATTTTACCTGCAATAATAACAACATACGGGAAATTTACTTTATATGCACAGTCGATACTGAGGGAGATGGAGATGGATATAACTCCGTACCTTTGGTGAGGTTGTACATCTCTCTGACAGTCCTAGTAGAGAGGTCTCTGAGAGGTTCTCCACTCAGCCCTCCAACCTCAGACTTACTTGGGTCCTGAAGTGTCTCTGGCCTTGACACAGTGGTGTTAGACACCATTAAACCATCCACtcccagctggaaacacagagCATAAGTGGAGATAGAAAGTAGGTGTCACAGGTGGCAGCACCTACAGCAGCAGAGCTGATGTATGTATGCGAGTGATCTCTGATGTGAAATACTCGGTGACAAAGAAAGAGACAAAGTGTGATTTGCTTTCTGTTCCGTCCTCAATGTCACATCTACTAAAGTGCAACTCCTCACCGCTCCAATGAGCACAAAAACCTACTGAAGTAGTGACAAGGTTACCCGAGCACAGATGAGGAAGGGAGCCATGTGAAGCTTTATGCAGGGTTAAGGCTGTTTTTTAGATAAAGCATGTTTTACTTTAGACATAACAATGATTCCCACCTCAGTGACGACATCAGCAATGTCTTGTTTGTCTTGGGCAGTCAGGTCAGGAGCGATCTTCACCAGGACGGGAGGTTTACGCTCTTCCTGCAGGGCGTCACGTTCCTTCAGCACCTGAGCAGATAGTGCAAGTGTCAGGTGATGAGGTGGAGAGACTGGAAACTAGTTAGAAAGATGGTTTATTGCGGCATAAGATCCAAAGCCTTGGAAATAGGAAGGGCTAAAAATACAGCCTCTGGGTTCAAGAACTGGTGTACAGAAAAGACACTTTGGAGCAACAGATTTTATTACATTCAATACCTAACATATACCCATCAAATCCACTTGAATACCTTTCTGATTGTTTTCAGTCAACCTAATGGAGAGTTTATAAaaatgcctttttaaaaattccatTATTACCATTATTAAAATTCCATTATTACCCATCACTAATCTGATCCCAATCTGAACCAGTGAAGCCAATGAGTACTCAAATTTGGTGCTGATGGGGCATGAAGCTTTTATCACAGATGTCGCAGTTCTGTGACATTCATTAACCCTGTCCTTGACTTATTTTCCCCTTTCGCTGCAAGGGAAAACAGCATTTGCTTCTCACTGGAgggggtggaggtggaggagggtgGTGGTGGGTGTGGGGGGAATACTACAGCTGGGGAAGCTGTAGAAGTTAAAGCAAAACCAACACGGGAGAAATACTATCAATTATACAAATATGAGCGAAACAAATCACTGTTGAAAGCATTTTTCAGTACACAAAGGCAAAATTGTCACAGGTCAGATTCAACGCATCGTCTTCAAGTTACAAAAAACTACAAACTGTTACATTAAAAGAGCAGCACATAGGACTTAGTGGCATCTAGCAGTGAGGTTGTGATAGACAGGTTATGTTGAAGAATGAAGGTGATCATACCAAATTATCAACTTCAGGCTTGTTAGAACTGCTTCTTAGAAATTTTGCTGTCTTATAAACTGTATTACATGGCATGCTTCCATTAATCACTGCACCAATATGCCAGTGAGGATTTGTTTGTGCTTCTCAGTGTTTATAATCAAATTATCATTTCTGTAGTCCTACTGTGTGCAGAAGCTGGCGAAGCTCAGCCTTGCCCTGTAGATCCCGGAGACCTGGTGTATTAGGGCTGCTAACGTTGACCACCAGGTAGTCAGCCAGCGGGCCCAGCACTTTCACGCCCTCCAGATAATCTGCCCCTGCGTCCCGTGAAAGCTTGTTCTTCCCCAGGTTGATGCCGAGGGGAAGGCCAGCTATAAACAaatatgcgcacacacacaaacaggaaagttcagaaaacacagacacaggttGCATCATCAGGCACATGACTCAACTGGGGCACATGCTGCTGACGTGCTAAATGAGCCTTAAGTAAGTATGCAGGCGTGATTAAAATACAAGATGAGGACAGGTCAagatcattaaaaatatatttaacctTATACATAATTTAATGCTGACATCCCACATCACAagccaccaaaaaaacaaaactatgtaAGATCTAAATGAAAGTGAACTATGTAATCTCTGGTGCCTCATTTGCCACATTTACAGTACTTCAGAGAATACAAAGAGGATCTGCTAACCTTTACTTCGCCCTTgctgtgtttcttctctggCCTTCAGCCTCATGTGTACTTCTGCCAAACCACAGCTGTTGAATCCATATCTACACACAGAGGGGGGTAAATAAACCTGTTAAAACACTGGCTTAAACTCTATGCACGTACCAACAGACAAACGGAAGCTTAAAATCATGTCTGTCCAGACAGGCACACCCTGTTTAGTAAAGACTTTGAAAGAACGTAATTAACTGACCAAATGTCAAATACggtcaaaaaaaaaactataggTTCGTTATGGCACATAATTTTGTGCAAGACACTATGATGTGAcagttaagttgacctttgacctttctgCATCATATTAAACATCTTTGTGAAATCATGAGTGCATGAAATCTGTACCTACGTAAGAAAAACCTGTAATCATCTCAGAAACATGTAATTTAATGCAAAAAAATCCAGAGATCAATTACTAATGCTTGTTTGTTGTGTATGCTCAGACCTGCAAACATCCAGTGCCAGTATCAGTATAACTAATATCTGGGCTTACTTTTTGACATCATTCTACCTTTGTAGTATCTTCTACAAGCAAACATCCTCTGCTTCCAGATTAGACTGGCAACTGCACTTAAGGATATGAACAGCAGATGTGGAAAAtgatgacaccagaccaatggatgccctttttaactgtattctagatataaaatcttggatggcagaaaactttttacagcttaaccaggacaaaactgaagttttaatcatcggtcctgaggctcagagagagaaactcttgtctaaattacaggcattttcactatgcccttcactacaagtgaaaaacttgggtgttatttttgactctgagcttggttttatcccacatattaaacatgtaaccaaaattggattttatcatctaaaaaatatagccagagtccgccctattctctctcgggccaacacggagatgctgatgcatgcttttattaccagtcgcattgattactgtaatgccctgctctctggtctccccaaaaagaatatttcacctttgcaacttttgcaaaactctgcagctcgtgtgctgacgaagaccagagggcgggcccacattacaccggttttacaatcgctgcattggctccccgtgtgtttcaggatcgattttaaagttcttttattggtttttaaatgtcttaatggtcttgggccttcttatctttcagatctgcttttaccatacgaaccctcgcggaccctgaggtcctatggtactggccttttgattgtccctaaagtcaggacacatactcacggagaggcagcttttcagtcgtatggtcctcgactgtggaacagcctgccggaggagctcagggccgcagagaacgtacatgtttttaaaaacaggctcaagacccacctttttaatttagcttttaactaacgcttatttatttaatgcttatttattctatcctgttattctatttatattattcatTTAGTTTTACCTAATACCTATTGattgtattcttattcattttttatcttcttactctgtttatacttatatttatattatatcccactcttatttattttatctttttatcctgtttatattcttattaggtcatatctccagtgtttcctcggagggggttctctgcaccggggctgtgatcgaccgtggctgctggggccCTGTGGGTCCTCTGAGCCTGGCTgggggcttctttgcctccctcctgctgtgtgcccagcctggaggctgcggtctgtgactggctcccggtgcagacagctccctgtgatagtgtttcctcacttggctaatacgtacccagcccaattttactctttaggtgtgtgtgtgtgtatgtgtgtgtgtgtgtgtgtgtgtgtgtgttggggggtgggggtggggggggctgcttttaaccatgtaaagcactttgtgctacagtttgtatgaaaagtgctttataaataaagattgattgattgattgattgaaaaaGTACCGACTTTCTTCACTTAAGTAGATGTAAAGTTAGCATTCAGTGAATTCATGTAAGCATCCTCATTGTAAATGCAATCTGCTATGTAACCTAAATCTAAGCATGAGCACCACTGTGGACCCGTCCAACACAGAGCTTTACTGTGAATTCACCAAATTACTGCAAAACACATCAAATACAGATCCAATATGTGATTAAAATTACACGTAAGCTGTAAGttgtctgaaaaataaatactcaagtacagtacagatacctgaaaattctacttaagtatttgcactttgttacttcccacctctgatgaacagtcagtgtgatgtgcATTTACATAAGAGTGTGCGATATTATTTACATTGGCGCTGAGTGTCCTATACTTGCTGCTGTATCATCCTGAATAACAGGTGTCGCTACACAGACAAAACCTCAGCATCAGCACTCATATaagtgaaaaaagcagagaaaagatTTTCTCTTTCCTAGCTGTTGCATCATCGCCCTCTGTGTAATTTGGGAAACTCACTGACATGGCGGTAAAAACTGACATGAGCATACGCTTGTGCCTTTGACGTGGCCGTGGCGAGGTAAATGACCAAGACCAAGAGCAGCATCAAAGAAACAACATCTGTTGTCGTCATCGTTGTCCTAAACATGGAAGCACATCAAAAATGACGTCACACACCAGCACTGATGCTGCGGTTTTGTCCGATTGACGACACCTATCATTCAGGACAATACTACAGCAAGCACCCACACCCTCAGTGGCAgtgttgtctgtgtttaaaCAGTTGTGAATGATCTCTCATATCTCTCATGAACGACATGTTGTCATTTTGAACAACAAAGAACATTTCTGTCACAAGATAAAAGCTGCGATCAGCTTTCGGCAAAGAGATTTAatatattctttatttttccgGGAGAAAAGTCTCACTGagatttaaaatctttttttcaagAGCAATCCAGCCAAGAGGGCATCAGGAATGGCAACAAATAGAACTTAACAGTTCTACAAAGAtattcatccattcattttcttccaccTATCCAAGTCAGGATTGTTTtcccatagaggaagtggcggggtgcaccctggacagattggtagtctgtcacagggctaacacaaagagacagactaCCATTTGCACTTATGGGCGATTTAGAAAAACCATCGCGCCACCATGCTGCCCTTAACAATGTTTTAACAGGCAAAAAAAAGTGAACTGATTATAGAGCACATAAAACAATGTAGAGTCATGAGAAAATTTGAAAATTGTAAAACCCCTTCATAAATCCTGTCGATTACAGACTATTTACTACTAAAGATAAGGTTATtagacataaaacacacacagaacaaccaacaatcactttttggcaatAAATGGGCCTGTTACTTTCAGCTAGGTATATCAACCTAAAGACATACAACAACCCTTTTATAGCACCAACAGTGGTGCAGCACGTCCAACCTCACCTGTTGATTATTGCATTATCTGCAGTGAGGCGAAACACGCGTGGCTTCGGGTTCCCCTCCTGAGGTTTGGGAGTAACTGTCCCCACCTCAACAAAGCCAAAGCCCAGTTTGTACAAGCCATCAACGGCTTCTCCGTGCTTGTCGAAGCCGGCCGCAATCCCAATCGGGTTTTTGAACCTTAACCCAAGGACGCTGACTTCCTGCAGACAAACAGAACAAAGTCTTAAACGAATCCAGGAACATGTGCAACCCACTGAGGAGACAGCACTGTGACATGCTTACCAATGATGCAGGGTCCTGGTAGCGGTTCAGAGGTACCAGACCCAAACCTATCATCTTCACTGCCAGCACATGGGCTGTCTCAGGCCCCACAATCCTCTGCAGCAGGGGCATCAGCAGGTTGGCATAGAAACGCTCATCTCCAGTCGCAGTGAGGTAGGATGCAAACAGGAGGCTACCTGAGCTGATGACCTTCACGGcttcttttaactttttctgtTGAACAGAGGGTGAAAACATCATGTGACCAGACTGCTAAGAGTTCAATAAGATAACTCACTCTGTTTACAATGACACAATCTGGGGTTGAATAAACAGACACAATACAAATAAAGGTATGTGTGGTATCTAACACATACCTCACTCATGTGTGttttaatacaaaatgcatttaaaatggACAAAAAATAAAGTATTATTAGTAAACAATAactagttttgctttttggtcTACGAGGCCAGGTTTGGTCCCTGTCAGTAGTAGATGGAAGATACGCATTAAAAAACTTAAACAGCAGACTTTGTTTAGCTTTCTTAGAGTAAATGCAAATAAACCCAATAACAACTCATTCATTGCATGCCTGTGTTTACGCGGTAAAACGAGAAGAGACGACCTGGAGTGTTTTACAGTAATATTACTTTCCAGGCAGAGAAAACGAGCTAGCAAACAGGAGCACAAGTATCGCTGCGACACTTCAAAACACTGCCAGACAAACGCTGTTGTCCACGGTCTCTGATGTTACCTTCAGTCCCGCCATAGACGCAGTTCTGCCTTGGCATTAAAGGGCATTGAATGTATTTCCTAACATGTTACGAAACCCACGCGGTGTTAGCTTCCGACACATCATCTCGCGATATTTCAATCGTGGGCGGGCGGACAGTGACATTCTCAGATACCACGGGTGATTAGAGTTGACATACATTACACGCGTATGTGTGTATTAGATATaacatagttttgttttttgcaattattttttattcaataGCTACTATTTTTTATTCAGTCTAGTGTCAGTTGGTTTCCAGAGTGGATTTTctcatttcagtttagtttttattgttgtgAAAAAGTTTAGTATtagttttttaatctttttagatttttatgctttattattgtatgGAGGGCATATGCTGGGGACAAGATTTAGGAAAAGcagtacaataaaaacacagaaacttaTTGAAAGTAGTTCACGTCTGTTGTACACAAAGTCTTAATAAACATGCTCATCAAAGCGTCATTAGGTGTATTGTAATAAAATTGTTACCAGACTAACAAGAAATAAAACTCAGGATATTTCCTCattgtaatttaatttaatttaatttaattttagttttccaAATTCACAAAATTGTttcgattttatttatttttttcaaaagtctaattttcctttttatttaattaactttttttttttttagcttttttgttTAGTATTAGTTAACTATAATGCCTTAGACAGGGAATTTAAGAAGAGAGACCTGATTAAGTATTAACCTCTTAACGCCTAGTGTATCATATTTAATGCATACAGTTTTTGTCAGACTTCTACAccatcagtgtgatttttttttccactgaaaaaaacactaaataaattgcacaaagTCCTCAGGAACTTCTACAGATGTACACTGTTCAGGAAAGCATGTGgtaaaaaaaactgcacagtAAATCACTTTACAGTAGCAGGGTTGTTAAGACAATACACACCCACAACACAGCCTGTTCACACACTTGCCCTCAGGTAAACTGTACAGGAGGCTGAAATCAAGGACTAAAAGATTCTCAAATAGCTGCTACCCACAGGCCATCAGAATATGTCAGCACAACCCTCTCCCACCCCATCACTACTGTTCACTATTACTGTAATTATTATATTCTGCTGTTGCAAACTGGGACAGATATATTTCCAAACTTGCTCAAGGTATTTCTTTAAACTCATTTAATTCTTTTGCATATTTATTACTTGTACTTTCCTTTGTAAATTTCTTGTatctttattgttattttattataatgCTATAATTGTTTTGTGTGAAGGGAGACTGACAAAATAAGAATTTCACTGTACATTGTAAACCATTGTGTTTATCTCCACTGTGCACATGACAATGAAACTTCATAGCTTCTAATAACAACAGGGCAATACTGAACAACAGTAGACTACAGGGATCATAATAATGGACAGCTAAAgcaaaaagaagacaaagaaacaaaagaaaatccatcTTAAAAGAATGCAAATGACTAATAAGAAGATGCTTCTCACAAAAAGTCAACATGAAGGCAGGCAAGAGTTGATTCAAGAATCATATTTGGGGGGAAATGTCATTGTAATGGAATAAATTGTTTGTACTGTTAACTGCAAATCAAACACCGGATTCGTCCTTGCTCTTAGAAGGTCAGCCTGAGTGGCCTTTAATGACGCCCAGTGATTCAGTTTGCATCTTGTTTGAGTGTCTCGGGAGATTTTCCTAATGTATTAAGAACATATGCAGGGTTTCTCTGGAGAAAGCTCTCTGATTTTCATGTGATGGATTGAAGT from the Oreochromis niloticus isolate F11D_XX linkage group LG1, O_niloticus_UMD_NMBU, whole genome shotgun sequence genome contains:
- the dhodh gene encoding dihydroorotate dehydrogenase (quinone), mitochondrial — its product is MAGLKKKLKEAVKVISSGSLLFASYLTATGDERFYANLLMPLLQRIVGPETAHVLAVKMIGLGLVPLNRYQDPASLEVSVLGLRFKNPIGIAAGFDKHGEAVDGLYKLGFGFVEVGTVTPKPQEGNPKPRVFRLTADNAIINRYGFNSCGLAEVHMRLKAREETQQGRSKAGLPLGINLGKNKLSRDAGADYLEGVKVLGPLADYLVVNVSSPNTPGLRDLQGKAELRQLLHTVLKERDALQEERKPPVLVKIAPDLTAQDKQDIADVVTELGVDGLMVSNTTVSRPETLQDPSKSEVGGLSGEPLRDLSTRTVREMYNLTKGKIPIIGIGGVASGQDAMDKIRAGASLVQLYTALTYQGPPVVIKIKRELEQLLNDQGFSNVSEAVGADHRQSR